The following proteins are encoded in a genomic region of Triticum dicoccoides isolate Atlit2015 ecotype Zavitan chromosome 1B, WEW_v2.0, whole genome shotgun sequence:
- the LOC119349840 gene encoding uncharacterized protein LOC119349840, with translation MAMSLLARTGTKFACGATSKAGELLGRQWPDRSRGVDGLLPRTGEMPFLMKAGFKLLAHGGVTKAPAAAMLGLTGGVASRGFSSSRRPPTDPGRTFTLRKWDKQSLDEEYEHQGGVFGEHRRKQEEKDEQRHQEYLRNFRHKKYEDNFSALKTSVAKIEKAVSEGFVKMNESFVQVDARIQKTDQLIVSEICDATELSASDMMELVLLLEILIADLEDFEAAVVQKDNDEFMNMLDKIPKMKLWYMIIIASDVVISAGCSCSDVFHMMEEAHKAAIKEMEEKIEKLRK, from the exons ATGGCGATGTCGTTGCTTGCAAGGACGGGCACCAAGTTTGCCTGCGGTGCCACATCCAAGGCTGGCGAGCTCCTGGGGCGTCAGTGGCCGGATCGATCCCGTGGAGTGGACGGCCTTCTTCCTAGGACT GGAGAGATGCCATTTCTCATGAAGGCCGGCTTCAAGCTCCTTGCCCATGGCGGAGTCACTAAGGCCCCTGCTGCTGCCATGCTCGGCCTTACTGGGGGCGTTGCATCAAGGGGCTTCAGCAGCTCCCGACGGCCTCCTACTGACCCTGGGCGCACT TTCACTCTGAGAAAATGGGATAAGCAGTCccttgatgaagaatatgagcatcAGGGAGGTGTGTTTGGAGAACACCGTCGTAAGCAAGAAGAAAAGGATGAGCAGCGTCATCAGGAATACTTGCGCAATTTCAGGCATAAGAAGTACGAGGATAATTTTTCTGCCCTGAAGACAAGTGTTGCCAAGATTGAGAAAGCTGTCTCTGAGGGTTTTGTGAAGATGAATGAAAGCTTTGTTCAAGTTGATGCCCGTATTCAGAAGACTGATCAGCTCATTGTGTCTGAGATCTGTGATGCTACTGAACTGTCAGCCTCGGACATGATGGAGCTGGTTCTGCTGTTGGAGATTCTGATTGCTGACCTTGAGGATTTCGAAGCAGCTGTTGTGCAGAAGGACAATGATGAGTTTATGAACATGCTTGATAAGATCCCGAAGATGAAACTTTggtatatgatcatcattgcatctGATGTTGTTATAAGCGCTGGTTGCTCGTGTTCTGATGTTTTTCACATGATGGAGGAGGCGCATAAAGCGGCCATTAAAGAAATGGAAGAGAAGATCGAAAAGCTAAGGAAGTAA